A section of the Dioscorea cayenensis subsp. rotundata cultivar TDr96_F1 unplaced genomic scaffold, TDr96_F1_v2_PseudoChromosome.rev07_lg8_w22 25.fasta BLBR01000513.1, whole genome shotgun sequence genome encodes:
- the LOC120254581 gene encoding dirigent protein 4-like: protein MNNERINNVIFLHLLLLFVLTIVSRGHAHYSLGKEKVTHLHFFFQERLNGDHPTTVLVAKPKDTVISASNTLPFGAVYVLDVPLTEGLDPNSKVVGQAQGLAVSVGQDKLMVVFMVDIGFTSGEFNGSSFSVLSRNPILETNHRELAIVGGRGKFRMARGFAEHHTLTATTSVVVVESNVTIFHYE from the coding sequence ATGAACAACGAAAGAATAAATAATGtaatctttcttcatcttctccttctctttgttctaACCATAGTTTCACGAGGCCATGCCCACTACTCCTTAGGTAAAGAGAAGGTCACACACCTTCACTTCTTCTTCCAAGAAAGACTGAATGGAGACCACCCTACTACGGTATTGGTTGCCAAGCCTAAAGACACCGTAATCAGTGCCTCTAATACTTTACCATTTGGGGCAGTGTACGTCCTTGATGTACCTCTCACTGAAGGATTAGACCCAAACTCAAAGGTGGTAGGGCAAGCACAAGGACTTGCAGTGTCTGTAGGGCAGGACAAGCTTATGGTTGTCTTCATGGTGGACATTGGGTTCACTTCCGGTGAGTTTAATGGTAGTTCTTTTAGTGTGTTATCAAGAAACCCTATATTGGAAACAAATCACAGGGAACTAGCTATTGTTGGTGGCCGTGGGAAGTTTAGAATGGCACGTGGGTTTGCTGAGCACCATACATTGACTGCAACCActagtgttgttgttgttgagtcTAATGTTACTATTTTTCATTACGAGTAA
- the LOC120254576 gene encoding LOW QUALITY PROTEIN: dirigent protein 4-like (The sequence of the model RefSeq protein was modified relative to this genomic sequence to represent the inferred CDS: inserted 2 bases in 1 codon; deleted 1 base in 1 codon), producing the protein MVSHACHAYLAKEKVTKLHFFFHDTFSGDHPTTVQVAHPQGTVIKPDNSVNFGAVYVLDDPLTEGPDLNSKVIGHAQGLIYASAGQKKLVLVVAFDFGFTSGEFNSSSISVLSRNTVLESXREMAVVGGRGKFRMARGFAKLKTYFFNITSGNAVVEYNITVFNY; encoded by the exons ATGGTATCTCATGCATGCCATGCATACTTAGCCAAAGAGAAGGTGACAAAGCTCCACTTCTTCTTCCATGACACCTTCTCCGGTGACCACCCCACCACTGTGCAGGTGGCTCACCCTCAAGGAACAGTGATTAAGCCAGATAATTCAGTGAACTTTGGTGCAGTGTACGTCCTTGATGACCCTCTCACTGAAGGCCCTGACTTAAACTCAAAGGTGATAGGACATGCACAAGGGTTAATT TACGCGTCTGCAGGGCAGAAGAAGCTCGTGCTCGTCGTTGCTTTTGACTTTGGGTTCACTTCCGGTGAGTTTAATAGTAGCTCCATCAGTGTGCTTTCAAGGAACACTGTTTTGGAAAG GAGAGAAATGGCCGTTGTTGGTGGCCGGGGGAAATTCAGGATGGCACGTGGGTTTGCAAAGCTTAAAACGTACTTCTTCAATATCACTAGTGGTAATGCTGTGGTTGAGTACAATATtactgtttttaattattag
- the LOC120254582 gene encoding dirigent protein 4-like encodes MERRSMYGNLIVLITITFVSHACHAYLGKEKVTKLHFFFHDIISGDHPTAVPVAYPKGTVIKPGSPGPFGAVYVVDDRLTEGPDLNSKVIGHAQGLYVFAGQKELVLVVAYDFGFTSGEFNGSSISLFSRNTVLESEREVAIVGGRGKFRMARGFAKLKKYFANVTSGYGVVEYHITVFHY; translated from the coding sequence atggagaGGAGATCAATGTATGGAAACCTAATTGTTCTTATTACTATCACGTTTGTATCTCATGCATGCCATGCATACTTAGGCAAAGAGAAGGTGACAAAACTCCACTTCTTCTTCCACGACATCATCTCCGGCGACCACCCCACCGCCGTGCCTGTGGCTTATCCTAAAGGAACAGTGATTAAACCCGGTAGTCCAGGGCCTTTTGGTGCAGTGTACGTCGTTGATGACCGTCTAACTGAAGGCCCTGACTTAAACTCAAAGGTAATAGGACATGCACAAGGGTTATACGTGTTTGCAGGACAGAAGGAGCTTGTATTGGTCGTTGCTTATGACTTTGGGTTCACTTCTGGTGAGTTCAATGGTAGCTCCATCAGCTTATTTTCGAGGAACACAGTTTTGGAAAGTGAAAGGGAAGTGGCCATTGTTGGCGGCCGGGGGAAATTTAGGATGGCACGCGGGTTTGCAAAACTTAAAAAGTACTTCGCTAATGTCACTAGTGGTTATGGTGTAGTTGAGTATCATATTACTGTTTTTCATTATTAA
- the LOC120254577 gene encoding dirigent protein 4-like: MHAYLGEEKVTKLHFFFHDTISGHHPTAVPVVHPKGTVIKPGNLVPFGAMAEGSLYSSLLYDFGFISGEFNGSSINVFSRNPILESEMKVAIVGGWVKFRMAPGFAKLKTYFFNATSTIDALLALKLLMCAQMPVVSSSTC, from the exons ATGCATGCATACTTGGGCGAAGAGAAGGTGACAAAACTCCACTTCTTCTTCCATGACACCATCTCTGGCCACCACCCCACCGCCGTGCCGGTGGTTCATCCTAAAGGAACAGTGATTAAGCCAGGTAATTTAGTGCCTTTTGGTGCAAT GGCAGAAGGATCTTTGTATTCGTCGTTGCTTTATGACTTTGGGTTCATTTCCGGTGAGTTCAACGGTAGCTCCATCAATGTGTTTTCAAGGAACCCAATTTTGGAAAGTGAAATGAAAGTGGCCATTGTTGGTGGTTGGGTGAAATTTAGGATGGCACCTGGCTTTGCCAAGCTTAAAACGTACTTCTTTAATGCCACCAGTACAATTGATGCACTGTTAGCCTTGAAACTGTTGATGTGTGCACAAATGCCAGTAGTAAGTTCTTCAACCTGTTGA